The DNA region GGAAAGAATGAGACCCATTTCGGGACATCTGAGGTATCCATAAGACTTATGATGATTTTCATCACCCTCCATCTCATAATTATTATACACAAAAAGATCTTCCGGTTGAACCTGAAGCCTGTTGGGAAGAAAATCATTTGTCAGGTCTGCATTCGTAGCTACCCGGTCCTTGAAATCGGCAAGATTTTTCCAGGAACCTGTAATATTGCCGGGTGTTCTCAATTCCTTTGGAGAATCTCCCAGTGCCTTGAGATCTGCAAGTAGATGACTCTTCACCACTGGGAATCCCAGGGGAGAGCCGATAGTAACCAGGGTATCAATTTTTACATCCGGGACATACTGAGTCAGGACATCCCAGGCAATGATGGTTCCCATGGAATGGGCGATAAGGAGGATTTTTTTACGACGGTTTTTCCGAAGTGTATCCGCCAATAGCCGGCATATCTCATCCCTGGCAGACGAGGCATTGTAAGGAGAATGGTGGTAGTAGGCGTCCAGATCCTTTACAAAATGTTTGAGAATAAAGTCTGTCAAACCATTGAAATGGGATGTTCCGTCTTCTTCCAGCAGCATTTTTTCCAGTTGATCGTTAATATGTTTTCTGATCCGTTGTTTAACAGTACTGTTCTTCTGAACTGGAAGTACAGCACTGCCCTTTGTATAGGGTTCCCTTAAGAAACCGGGATCAGACTTATCCTTGCAGGAGGGGTCTAAAGCGTCATGATGTACAATGGATGCCCAGTAAACCAGTTTAAATCGAAAGAACCAGAAAGAGCCTCTACCTTTTAATCCTTCCCGGATGGCCGCTTTCCACCATGTCTGAAGCTGTTTGCTGGGAGGTTTATTACCCATGCCATGAATACCGATGATGATTCTGCTC from Oceanispirochaeta sp. includes:
- a CDS encoding alpha/beta hydrolase, with the protein product MSRIIIGIHGMGNKPPSKQLQTWWKAAIREGLKGRGSFWFFRFKLVYWASIVHHDALDPSCKDKSDPGFLREPYTKGSAVLPVQKNSTVKQRIRKHINDQLEKMLLEEDGTSHFNGLTDFILKHFVKDLDAYYHHSPYNASSARDEICRLLADTLRKNRRKKILLIAHSMGTIIAWDVLTQYVPDVKIDTLVTIGSPLGFPVVKSHLLADLKALGDSPKELRTPGNITGSWKNLADFKDRVATNADLTNDFLPNRLQVQPEDLFVYNNYEMEGDENHHKSYGYLRCPEMGLILSRFLKGKRMTFK